The following coding sequences lie in one Agrobacterium vitis genomic window:
- a CDS encoding GAF domain-containing protein, translating to MRQSLNDDQAEQRERRRLEALRAYDVLDTPREKDFDDIAALASRICATPIAVVNLIDDSRQFFKAEVGLGVRETPFDSSFCAKAILEDDFLMIPDASQDSRFNRNPLVTGEPHLRFYAGAVLKTADNLPIGTVCVLGFEPKQLDELQQDTLKVLARQVMVQLELRKALKEKAREAEVQRRLSERRLARVTAMEQQDERSRSAQAAGRVGTFELDIATNTMTVSSEFCRVFGIPVQASYPASEIEALVHEDDRGLRSNPVTRREGSASPDVDYRIIRADDDELRWISRRARFVHNEAGEITRMVGVVFDTTDAKLKEAKKAALLKLGDELRAASTVEEITRSAAAILSDGLGVARAGYAVLDRTDNSFAVAFDWTSPGTVSLAGRHSLQRFSETIEHLCKGETLSIPNIASSKRLTTEKDVYASIGVSSLIKVPILKGGNLVGILFAHDDKPRTWNQDELDFTRGIADRTYAALAKVQAEEEQELLNHELSHRLKNTLAMVQAIAGQTLKDVSEKEAVNAFLARLHALGAAHDVLLRQNWSAAKMRDVIEKVLALHADGDRIYVDGPDLALGPKAGLSLSLLLHELATNALKYGALSNNSGRVSVKWWIADNDAIPTLSMTWTESGGPTVSEPTRKGFGSRLIRMGLAGTGNAHKDYRPSGLTATFHAPLTTIQETGD from the coding sequence ATGCGCCAATCATTAAACGACGACCAGGCCGAGCAGCGGGAGAGACGGCGCCTTGAGGCGCTCAGGGCCTATGACGTGCTTGACACGCCGCGCGAAAAGGATTTTGACGATATTGCCGCCCTCGCCTCGCGGATCTGCGCGACGCCGATCGCCGTCGTCAATCTGATCGATGACAGCAGGCAATTCTTCAAGGCGGAAGTCGGTCTTGGCGTGCGCGAGACACCGTTCGACAGTTCCTTCTGCGCCAAGGCTATCCTGGAAGACGATTTCCTGATGATACCGGATGCAAGTCAAGACAGCCGGTTCAATCGCAATCCGCTGGTCACCGGCGAACCCCATCTGCGGTTTTACGCAGGAGCCGTCCTGAAAACCGCTGATAATCTCCCCATCGGCACCGTCTGCGTGCTGGGTTTCGAACCCAAGCAACTGGATGAGCTTCAACAGGACACATTGAAGGTTCTGGCTCGACAGGTGATGGTACAGCTGGAATTACGCAAGGCGCTGAAGGAAAAAGCGCGTGAGGCGGAGGTACAGCGCCGATTGAGCGAGCGCAGGCTGGCGCGCGTCACGGCCATGGAACAACAGGACGAACGCTCGCGAAGCGCTCAAGCCGCCGGGCGGGTTGGCACGTTCGAATTGGACATCGCCACCAATACCATGACAGTTTCCAGCGAATTCTGTCGGGTCTTCGGCATTCCGGTGCAGGCGTCCTATCCCGCTTCGGAGATTGAGGCTCTGGTGCATGAGGACGATCGTGGCCTGCGTTCGAACCCGGTTACCCGGCGAGAAGGGTCTGCCAGTCCTGACGTGGATTATCGGATCATCCGCGCCGACGATGACGAGTTGCGCTGGATTTCGCGGCGGGCGCGCTTCGTTCACAACGAGGCAGGCGAGATCACCCGCATGGTCGGCGTGGTCTTCGACACCACTGATGCCAAGCTGAAAGAAGCGAAAAAGGCCGCACTGTTAAAGCTTGGGGACGAACTTCGCGCCGCCAGCACCGTGGAAGAAATCACCCGGAGCGCCGCCGCTATCCTGTCGGACGGTCTCGGCGTTGCCCGGGCGGGCTACGCCGTGTTGGACAGGACGGACAATAGCTTTGCCGTCGCCTTCGACTGGACATCCCCTGGCACGGTCTCGCTGGCGGGGCGCCATTCTCTCCAAAGGTTTTCAGAAACGATTGAGCACCTGTGCAAGGGAGAGACATTGTCGATCCCCAACATCGCCTCAAGCAAACGGCTGACCACAGAAAAGGACGTCTATGCCTCCATCGGCGTTTCGTCGCTGATCAAGGTACCGATCCTCAAAGGCGGAAACCTGGTCGGCATTCTTTTCGCCCATGACGACAAACCCCGCACATGGAACCAGGATGAACTGGACTTTACGCGCGGTATCGCCGACCGAACCTATGCAGCCCTTGCCAAGGTTCAGGCCGAGGAAGAACAGGAACTTCTCAACCACGAACTGAGCCACCGGCTGAAAAATACGCTGGCCATGGTCCAGGCCATTGCCGGGCAGACATTGAAGGACGTCTCGGAAAAGGAAGCCGTCAACGCCTTCCTGGCCCGTCTGCATGCCCTGGGCGCCGCCCATGACGTTCTTCTGCGGCAAAACTGGTCGGCGGCAAAAATGCGCGATGTAATCGAGAAAGTGCTGGCCTTGCATGCCGACGGCGACCGTATTTACGTGGATGGTCCCGATCTGGCGCTTGGCCCGAAGGCCGGTCTCTCACTATCGTTGCTACTGCACGAACTGGCGACCAATGCCCTCAAATACGGTGCGCTTTCCAACAATAGCGGTCGGGTCTCCGTCAAATGGTGGATCGCCGACAACGATGCCATTCCGACCCTATCGATGACATGGACGGAAAGCGGTGGACCAACCGTGAGCGAACCAACTCGCAAGGGCTTTGGCTCACGCCTGATCCGCATGGGACTGGCTGGAACAGGCAATGCCCATAAGGATTATCGCCCGTCCGGCCTGACGGCAACGTTCCATGCACCGCTCACCACAATCCAGGAAACCGGAGACTAG
- a CDS encoding cellulose synthase, with amino-acid sequence MRTSLIALIAIAAGAVGAVGVLPGHEDLATVSKNSQASGQDVREGEEAGEQVQSGKSERLPAPRAMPVQLLAEAGTPDQSAPTRASLPLVPVAGEQSAAPVKPAEGRGSGETSRPSVDESALRYFAARGDTVRLQAEISRLRMLYPGWQPPENPMSIATGVDSFVQSLWQTYADGRYDEVRKAIAGRQQSEPGWMPPEELLGSLRLAETRQSLVKASDDKRYDSVISLASGAPELLTCTEVDVLWRVAEAFARTSKPERARDVYTYVLKTCRTPQLRLASMQKASTLLQPALLEDLLKLEQPSADGQPEFDGIRDDIARQIVARAGQDAGIAVQGVELERLEKAAEREGKASDALLLGWYHYRRNDMATAKEWFDRSYAKEPNASAAQGLALTQVALGTPGEAEKTMFRFYGTDQQARAVYLSAVAALLSQDPPKVIDNGVLSRMAPVVIAARNAAAAEQFGWYARALQQMSTAADWFRLVLSWDATYEPAAYGLALSLDTLGDKTGVAQIKAKWAGQSDRIAAVGETRPSRDRLAEKQAVRSADRSAGAEMGSSPSGAVSQTRSRPTMVVLQQETGTRRSGCSSTLPAGQLSPSEALMRGWCLMDLKRPMEAVEAFDRAFSGGDLPLRQDAAYGKSLALLRLKLTDKAAAAAASVPLGKERARELQLAILADRAVGAFQLGRAREALIALDQRARLMPEPQDLLLLRGYAYQKLGYVGEARQIFQTLSDVGNTSALKALADIRANDPGEPHG; translated from the coding sequence ATGCGTACATCACTCATAGCGCTTATAGCGATTGCGGCCGGAGCCGTGGGTGCCGTGGGCGTTCTTCCGGGTCATGAGGATCTCGCGACGGTTTCGAAAAATTCGCAGGCCTCCGGCCAGGATGTCCGTGAGGGCGAGGAGGCTGGCGAGCAGGTTCAGTCTGGAAAGTCCGAGCGCCTGCCAGCACCCCGGGCCATGCCGGTGCAACTGCTGGCAGAGGCAGGCACGCCCGACCAGTCAGCGCCCACCCGAGCCAGTTTGCCGCTTGTCCCTGTTGCCGGGGAACAGTCTGCCGCACCGGTAAAGCCTGCCGAGGGTCGAGGGTCTGGAGAAACCAGCCGCCCATCGGTTGATGAAAGCGCGTTGCGTTATTTTGCCGCCCGTGGTGATACGGTTCGGTTGCAGGCTGAGATTTCTCGCCTGCGCATGCTTTATCCCGGCTGGCAGCCGCCGGAAAATCCGATGTCCATCGCAACCGGGGTCGATAGTTTCGTCCAGTCCCTCTGGCAGACCTATGCAGACGGGCGTTATGATGAGGTGCGCAAAGCCATTGCCGGGCGCCAGCAGAGTGAACCCGGTTGGATGCCACCGGAGGAATTGCTGGGAAGTCTGAGGCTTGCCGAAACCCGCCAAAGCCTGGTCAAGGCATCCGATGACAAGCGTTATGACAGTGTTATCTCACTGGCGTCAGGGGCGCCGGAACTGCTGACCTGTACGGAGGTCGATGTTTTATGGCGTGTTGCCGAGGCTTTCGCCAGGACGAGCAAGCCGGAACGCGCCCGCGATGTCTATACCTATGTGCTGAAAACCTGCCGGACCCCACAATTGCGGCTGGCATCCATGCAGAAGGCAAGCACTCTGTTGCAGCCCGCTCTGCTCGAAGATTTGTTGAAGCTCGAACAGCCCAGTGCTGACGGGCAACCGGAATTCGACGGCATTCGTGACGATATTGCCCGCCAGATCGTGGCGCGCGCCGGACAGGATGCCGGGATTGCCGTGCAGGGCGTTGAGCTGGAGCGGTTGGAAAAGGCTGCCGAACGCGAAGGAAAAGCCAGCGATGCCCTGCTGCTCGGCTGGTATCATTACCGCCGCAACGACATGGCCACCGCGAAGGAGTGGTTTGACCGTTCCTACGCAAAAGAGCCAAATGCCTCGGCGGCTCAAGGGTTGGCCCTGACGCAGGTGGCGCTTGGCACACCGGGCGAAGCGGAAAAGACCATGTTCCGCTTTTACGGCACCGATCAGCAGGCGAGGGCTGTCTATCTTTCGGCGGTTGCCGCATTGCTGTCGCAGGACCCGCCAAAGGTCATCGACAATGGCGTGCTGTCCCGTATGGCGCCTGTCGTCATCGCAGCCCGCAATGCGGCGGCAGCCGAGCAGTTCGGCTGGTATGCGCGCGCGCTGCAACAGATGTCGACGGCGGCGGACTGGTTTCGGCTGGTTTTGTCCTGGGATGCCACCTATGAACCTGCGGCCTACGGGCTGGCCCTGTCCCTTGACACTTTGGGCGACAAGACCGGCGTGGCGCAGATCAAGGCCAAATGGGCTGGCCAGTCCGACCGGATCGCCGCAGTCGGCGAAACCAGACCTTCCAGAGACCGGCTTGCGGAAAAACAAGCGGTGCGGTCTGCCGACCGATCGGCTGGTGCCGAGATGGGGAGTTCCCCGTCCGGGGCAGTCAGCCAGACACGCTCAAGACCGACCATGGTTGTCTTGCAGCAAGAAACCGGAACCAGGCGTTCTGGCTGCTCATCAACCCTTCCTGCCGGGCAATTGTCGCCGTCAGAGGCTTTGATGCGCGGCTGGTGCCTGATGGATCTCAAGCGTCCGATGGAGGCGGTCGAGGCGTTCGACAGGGCATTCAGCGGCGGCGACCTGCCGCTTCGCCAGGATGCCGCCTATGGCAAGAGCCTGGCGCTGCTGCGGTTGAAGCTAACCGATAAAGCCGCCGCTGCCGCCGCGTCCGTGCCGCTTGGCAAGGAGCGGGCGCGTGAGCTGCAATTGGCAATTCTGGCTGATCGCGCTGTTGGCGCCTTCCAGCTTGGCCGAGCCCGTGAGGCGCTGATTGCGCTCGACCAGCGCGCGCGCCTGATGCCGGAACCGCAGGATCTGCTTTTGCTGCGGGGCTATGCCTATCAGAAACTCGGCTATGTCGGCGAGGCGCGCCAGATCTTCCAGACACTATCAGATGTCGGCAATACATCCGCTCTCAAGGCCTTGGCCGATATCCGCGCCAATGATCCCGGCGAACCGCATGGCTGA
- the bcsN gene encoding cellulose biosynthesis protein BcsN, whose protein sequence is MILDRPILAGLVRGTLCSPALILVALLSACAGNPVRLNDETRALSADQAMLLPPPGDFSIVGVTQKRFSNAVQQEIALSTNSTVPGQNVVQVRFYGTENPNRYGDNALSSASLTDARINSEMRGTLPGIAMTRAPYVVQNDFGPFGYAVGRSSGNDLCLYAWQQLRARQGQRGPFVDGGTVQIRMRLCDRLASEQQLLSLMYGFTLAGTVDSPGWNPYGGPPPLDARLGGRSAPIYPPATPILPVPAASAVTQSQYPTERRAPRPAQTNAATSQSAAPGSVTPNPRPLPAGAQNTIVPSPGQISGAHGAVPSPARSGATSPSPSSQTTKPGSVVPSPACLGATSAQSGATQAGQCP, encoded by the coding sequence ATGATTCTAGACCGACCGATTCTAGCGGGACTGGTGCGGGGCACACTCTGCTCGCCCGCTCTTATTCTTGTGGCCCTTTTGTCCGCCTGTGCCGGCAATCCGGTGCGGCTGAACGACGAAACGCGGGCGCTCTCCGCAGACCAGGCCATGCTTTTACCACCGCCGGGCGACTTTTCCATCGTCGGCGTCACGCAAAAGCGCTTCAGCAATGCGGTGCAGCAGGAAATTGCCCTGTCGACCAATTCGACGGTTCCGGGACAAAATGTCGTGCAGGTGCGGTTTTACGGAACGGAAAATCCCAATCGCTACGGCGATAATGCCCTCTCCTCGGCCTCATTGACCGACGCCCGGATCAATTCGGAAATGCGCGGCACCCTGCCGGGCATCGCCATGACCCGAGCGCCTTACGTGGTGCAGAATGATTTTGGGCCGTTCGGCTATGCGGTAGGCCGCTCCAGCGGCAACGACCTCTGCCTTTATGCCTGGCAGCAATTGCGCGCCCGGCAGGGCCAGCGTGGCCCCTTCGTCGATGGCGGAACCGTTCAGATCCGCATGCGCCTTTGCGACAGGTTGGCAAGCGAACAGCAGCTTCTATCGCTGATGTATGGATTTACCCTTGCTGGCACCGTCGACAGCCCTGGCTGGAACCCTTACGGCGGCCCTCCCCCGCTCGACGCCCGCCTGGGCGGTAGAAGCGCACCGATCTATCCTCCGGCAACGCCCATTCTGCCGGTCCCTGCAGCCTCAGCTGTCACTCAGTCTCAATATCCGACCGAGCGTCGCGCGCCGCGTCCGGCCCAGACAAACGCGGCGACATCACAGTCTGCCGCTCCTGGTTCGGTGACACCTAATCCCCGGCCATTGCCGGCGGGTGCGCAAAATACGATCGTTCCGTCACCCGGCCAGATCAGTGGCGCTCATGGAGCAGTGCCTTCGCCCGCTCGATCGGGCGCGACAAGCCCGTCGCCATCCTCACAGACCACAAAACCGGGTTCTGTCGTCCCATCGCCTGCATGCCTTGGTGCGACCTCGGCCCAATCTGGGGCAACCCAAGCTGGACAATGCCCATGA